From a single Micromonospora carbonacea genomic region:
- a CDS encoding IS3 family transposase, with protein sequence MELAVEIAEIHHVSGGTYGSPRAHAMLRHQGRHVGRKRVERLLRDAGLQGAFLRKKWRIPSTRSNPKATPAPDLVNRQFTAAAPNRL encoded by the coding sequence GTGGAACTGGCGGTGGAGATCGCCGAGATCCACCACGTCTCCGGCGGCACCTACGGCAGCCCGAGAGCGCACGCGATGCTGCGCCACCAAGGCCGGCACGTCGGTCGCAAGCGGGTCGAGCGGTTGCTGCGTGACGCCGGCCTGCAAGGCGCGTTCCTGCGCAAGAAGTGGCGCATCCCGTCCACCCGGTCGAACCCGAAGGCGACACCCGCTCCGGACCTGGTCAACCGGCAGTTCACGGCCGCGGCGCCGAACCGGTTGTGA
- a CDS encoding TetR/AcrR family transcriptional regulator: protein MSEGQRPGRRERKKAATRASIVQAAQELFLERGFDAVSVREIADRADVSPTTVFTHFPHKEALAFGDEEVRHDRLVAAVADRPPDTSISAALKAHYLAEITALGSELERPVLALMEQTPALVEYAERMWFRHEDALIAAIMREFGLPEPSDEIRFYVRFALQIQLSATRAANPESTIDAGFRLLDEGWLRYQRQFH from the coding sequence ATGAGCGAGGGGCAGCGACCCGGGCGACGGGAGCGCAAGAAGGCAGCGACCCGGGCATCGATCGTGCAGGCCGCCCAAGAACTGTTCCTCGAACGAGGGTTCGACGCGGTGAGCGTCCGCGAGATCGCCGACCGGGCGGACGTGTCGCCGACCACCGTCTTCACGCACTTCCCGCACAAGGAGGCCCTCGCGTTCGGTGACGAGGAAGTGCGACACGACCGGCTCGTCGCGGCAGTAGCCGACCGACCACCGGACACATCGATCTCCGCCGCGCTCAAGGCGCACTACCTTGCGGAGATCACCGCGCTCGGGTCCGAACTTGAGCGGCCAGTCCTCGCCTTGATGGAACAGACACCCGCCCTGGTCGAGTACGCCGAACGCATGTGGTTCCGCCACGAAGACGCCCTGATCGCGGCGATCATGCGGGAGTTCGGGCTTCCCGAGCCCAGCGACGAGATCCGCTTCTACGTCCGCTTCGCCCTCCAGATACAGCTCAGCGCAACCCGGGCCGCCAACCCGGAGTCCACCATCGACGCAGGTTTCCGGCTGCTCGACGAAGGCTGGCTGCGCTACCAGCGCCAGTTCCACTAG